The DNA region CGCATATCCACCAAAAATTTAACACCGTATTCCAAACCATTGAATTGACGCAGTAATTTCATGCGCGGCGAAGACAGTTCGTCACGCAATTTCGCTAGCGCCAGCGCGTAGGATTTCGGATCGTCTGCGGCATTGCGCACCGCATCCATGGCGTCGTTCAGACGCGAGGGCTCGATTCCGTACTCGTCCGTCAGGAGGGTCAGAAAGCGGAGGCGGCCGGCGTCGTTGAGTTCGAGATAGCAGTGGCCGAGGTCCGCGGCATTGCCGCGCGCTGATGCCTCCCCACCACGCCCTGACAGGCTGGCGTCGATCTGCTGTCGCAGTCGGGCGAGATCCTCATCGGGTAGATTGGGCTTCACGCTCAGGCCCGACCGCGCGGTCAGGCTGCTGGCGCTTTCGACGACGTCACGCAGGGCGCGGCGCAGAATGCCGCGGGTGCGGCCGAGAATTCCGGAGGAAACTATGGTATCGGACATGATATTCAGAACTTGGCGCTCGGATGAAGGTTAAGCAAGCCGCGTGATACGAAAAATTTGTGACGCTGGCGTGATTTAGCGGAATGGCAGACCATATTCGAAACGGTCTATGGATGACCTTCGATAAAGGTCAAATTGGGAGAGATTATGATGGCAGACAAGGAAGTAGCGCTGATCGTCGGCGCCGGCGAAGGATTGAGCGCGTCGCTCGCGCGGCTGTGCGCATCCCAGGGCATGGAGGTCGCGCTCGCGGCCCGAAATCCGGGAAAGCTCGACGATCTCTGCGCAGAGACCGGTGCGACGGCCTATGCATGCGACGTGATCGACGGTGCATCCGTGGACTCCCTGTTCGATGCTGTCGTGGCTGAAAAAGGTACTCCAAACCTCGTGGTCTACAACCCGAGTGCACGCGCGCGGGGACCGATCACGGAACTTGATCGGGAAGAGGTGAAAAACGCCGTCCTGATCACCTGTTATGGCGGGTTCGTGGTGGGTCAGAAGGCCGCCGAACTCATGCTCGAGCGCGGTAGCGGCTCGATCCTGTTTACGGGTGCCTCGGCCAGCGTGAAGGGCTATCCCAACTCCTCGTCCTTCGCCATCGGCAAGTTCGGCCTGCGCGGTCTGGCACAATCCATGGCCCGCGAGCTGCACCCCCAGAACATCCACATCGGCCATTTCGTGATCGACGGCGGGATCGTCAAGAAATCGGGCGATGACCGGGCTTCCGCGCGGGGCGACGACGGTATGCTCGATCCCGACGCTATCGCGGAAAGCTATCTCCAGTTCCATCGCCAGCATCGCAGCACATGGGCCTGGGAGCTCGAGGTGCGGCCCTGGGTCGAGAAATTCTAGGGGACATGCCGATCATACTGCTGCGTGGTGCGCGGGCCGTCGTCATGGCCGGTTTCGTCGTCTGCGCAGCTGCGTTCGTGGGGCTGAGCATCTATGCGGCGCTTCAGTTCGGCCTCTGGTGGCCCGGTCTGGTTGGCCTGGAGGGGAGCACCCGCCTGATCCTGGCTGCCGTCACCATGCTGCCGTTTCTGCTGCTGTTTACCAGGCTCAACTGGTCGCGACCGCTCGGATGGCTGTCCCAGCGCTTCAATCGGGTGGTTGAGCCTATCGACCGGGCGATAGCGAAAAGAAGTACGTCCTAGCGTTGCTTTAGTGTCGCGACAGCGAACGCGGTCTCGAAGGTCTCACACCAGACGACAACGCTGCCCCATTCGAAATCGTGTGCCTCGGGCGGAATGGGGTAAGTCTGCGATCCGGTGAGGCTCTTGAGTCTGCCGAGTGAGAAAAACGCCGCTGTTACGTCTTCCGGGAATAGAGGATCCGGCTCCTTGACCAGGTAGACGTGCAAATTGGGCCCGGGAACGACTTCCATCTCGTGCATGTGAAGGGCTGTCTGGATGTCCGGGTGAACGGGTTTTTGAATGACACACCATCCAGAGCCGCGATGGATGGGGTCGCCGTCTCGGAACACACCGATTAACGTATTGGCGAATGCGTAGGCTGCCCCGGGACGTATTGCAGCTGCGAGCGAAACCGCAGGCAGCAACAAAAAAGCCCGCCGGCGCATTATCCGTCCGCGTTCGGTGTGAGGACGACTTTGCCGTTGCGCCCGCCTTTCATGGCGTGGGAGACCGCGTCCTTGATCCGGTCGAGCGGATAGGTGGCCTCGATTTCCGCGTGCATGCGGCCTTCGGCGATATAGCCCGCCAATTCGTCATAGACGGCCTTGCGTTCGGGCAGGGTCGAGTATCTGCTCAGCCAAAGGGAGAGCCAGACCCCCTGTAGCTTGATTTCGCGGAAAATGATGTCGTCCGGCCAAAGCTGGCAGGGTTTCTTCGACAGCAGGCCGTAGTTGGCGATCGTGCCGCCGTCGGCGAGACAGTCGGCCAGATGCTGGGTCGAATCCCCCGCCACCGCGTCGATCGCCAATTTTATGGGCGCACTGCCGGTCGCGGCCTTGACCCGTTCGCCAAGGTCCGGTCCGTCGACGGCACAAACATCCCCCCCGGCGCGGGTAACGAAATGTTCAAGCCCCTCGCGGCGGACGACATTGACGGTCTTCAGCCCGTAAATCCCTGCGAGTTGCATAACATACTGGCCGACGGCGGAGTTGGCCGCGTTCTGGATTACCCAGTCGCCGGCTTCAAGGTCGACGACAGTCTTGAGCAGCAGCCAGGACGTTGGCGGATTGGCCATCAGCATGGCCAGCTGGATCGGATCGCCATGCGCCGGGAACGTCACCAGTATTTTCTCGGCCTTGATCACGACCTGTTGGCGCCAGGAGCCGGAGTAGGGCGGAATCATTACCCGGTCGCCGGGCTTCACGTTGGTGACGTCCGCTCCGACCTCGCGAATGACGCCGGCACCTTCGGCCCCGGGAATGGCCGGCAACTCCGGCTGAATGCCGTACCCGCCCGACAATGTGAGCAAATGGGAGGGGTTGATGGCCGCCGCCTCGACATCGACCAGCGCCTCGTCAGCGCCGACGTCGGCCGTCTGCAGGTCGATGATTTCGACCACGTCGGGAGGATTACCGGTCTCGGTGAACTGGACCGCCTTCTTCATATCACCCACACGAATTCTCCAAACGGGGCCTCGCCCTTCGACAGGCTCAAAACGTGGCCGAACAAGTGACCACCCGCATGCCGAGCGTGTCGAAACATGCGGAAGGAAATGTTTTACATGGTCAGGCGGCTGTCTTGATCTCGCCCGCCTCGTTGTCGACGATCACGGGTGTCTCGAAGATCGTGATATCCGGATCGGCGCCGCTCAGATCGCGGATCGCCTGGCGCCACGGGCCGCCCTCGGCATAGACTTTCTCGGCCGCCTCACGGCTTTCCCATGTGTACACACCGCCGCGAATGCCGCGCGCGCCATCGTACAGGAAGTTCTTGCGGATCAGCCCAGGCATGCCCTCGAACTTGCCCGCCGCAGCCCTTATATGTGCGACGACCTCATCGCGGGAGGCACCTTTCGTCACCTTGAACTGCACGAGTGCCGTAATCATCAGCGGCGTCTCCCGTCTTCCCGTCTTCGCTAGGCGGCCGTCTTGATCTCGCCGACCTCGTTGTCGACGATCACCGGGGTCTCGAAGATGGTGATGTCCGGATCGACGCCGTAGAGGTTACGAATCGCTTCGCGCCAGGGCCCGCCCTCGGCATAGACCTTTTCGGCGGCATCACGGCTTTCCCAAGTGTAGACACCGCCGCCGACGCCGCGGTCACCATCGAAAACAAAATTCTTGCGGATCAGGCCCGCCATGCCCTCGAACTTGGGTGCCACATTCTTCATGTTGGTAAAAACTTCGTCGCGTGTGGTGCCGTCTTTCACTTTGAACTGGACAAGTGCCGTGATCATGGGTGTTGTCTCCTCTGGTTCTCGATAACCGTTTCAAGTCATTTTGCGGCAATCGCCGCGGGCGTACAAGCCGCGCCCATGCCCGGAGCTCACATGTTGACTGGACCGAAACCCGGGAAGCCAATTTGGCTGACCGGAAACCTGCAAGGCATGGGTTGGATGCTGTGCACGGCCATCCTGATCGTGACCATGCACACGATGATCAGGCATCTGGCCGATGAAGGCATGCATCCGTTCGAGATCGGGTTTTTCCGGACGTTTTTCGGTGCCCCGGTTGTCGTGGTCCTGTTGTGGAAATACGGCTGGGGAATCCTGCGGACCGACCAGATCAAGGTGCACGGCATCCGCTCGGTCGGCCATGTGGTTGCGATGATGATGTTTTTCACCGGTCTGACCATGACGCCGTTGGCCACCGCTAACGCGCTGGCGTTTACAGCGCCGTTGTTTGCGGCGGTTCTTGCCGTGGTGATTCTGGGCGAGGTGTTTCGCTGGCAGCGCTGGGCGGCGCTGATGCTCGGGTTCGCGGGTACGCTCGCGATCATCCGGCCGGGGTTTGTCGACGTCGATACCGGCCCGATCATCATTCTGGCATCGTCGGGTATTTGGGGCACGATCCTGATTGTCATCAAGTCGCTCGGGAGGCGGGACGCGACCCCCACCATTGTCACCTACATGGTGTTGTTCATGTCGCCGCTGGCGCTGATTCCCGCATTGTTCGTGTGGGAATGGCCGACCTGGGGGCAGTTGGGCATATTGCTGGTCATGGGCACGATGGGCACCGTGGCACATCTGACCCTGACCCAGGCGTTGCGCGTAGGCGAGGCGGCGGTCGTAATGCCGATGGATTTCTTCAAACTTATCTGGGCCACATTGCTGGGTTTCCTGTTCTTCAGTGAATTGCCGGACATATACACCTGGATCGGCGGCCTGATGATTTTCATCAGTGCGACCTATCTGGCACTGCGTGAGCGCGCCGAAACGAAACCCCGGGGAACTTGATGAATCAGCGCGCCCATATTTCCGCGGTCGCCACGGCCGTGCCTGCGCATGTGCTTGACCAGAACGAGGTTGTTGAACGGTCGCGCGAGATATTCGCGCCGGATGTTCCCGGTTTTGAACGTTTCACGGACGCCTATCGGAACGCCGCAATCGAAACGCGCCATTCCTGTGTTCCGATCGAATGGTATGGGCAGGAACATCCGTTCTCGGAACGCAACGATCTTTACATCGAGCACGCGATCGAGCTCCTGAGCCGGGTCAGCCGGGATCTGTTCGCGCAGGCCGGAATAACCGCTGCCGATGTGGATGCGATCGTCGTCGCCTCGACGACCGGTGTCGCGACACCGAGCCTCGATGCGTTGTTGCTGGAGCGGTTGCCTTTTCGCCGTGACGTACAGCGCCTGCCGATATTCGGCCTCGGCTGTGCCGGCGGTGTCAGCGGGCTGGCCCGGGCTGCTCAGATGGCGATGAGTCGACCCGACAGCTGCGTTCTGTACCTTGTCGTGGAGTTGTGCGGCCTGACCTTCCGGGTCAACGACACGTCGAAGAGCAATATCATCGCCACCGCACTTTTCGGTGACGGCGCCGCGGGCGCGATTTTGGGTTGCAACCGGCCCGGTCCAGCCGTGACGGGCTGGGGTGAGCACAGCTGGAAAAACTCACTCGATGTCATGGGGTGGGAAGTGGGCGACGATGGCCTCGGGGTCCTGTTTTCACGCGACATTCCCCATCTGGTCCGCACGCGCCTGCGCGAACCCGCATATGCTTTCCTCGAAAGCCATGGTTTAGGTCCGCAGGACATCGAGCGACATGCGTGTCATCCCGGCGGCGCGAAAGTGCTCGATGCGCTCGAGGAGGTATACGGCCTGGCGCCGGGCAGCCTCGTTCTGGCCCGTGATGTTTTGCGCCGGTTCGGGAATATGTCTGCGGCGACGGCCATGTTCGTCCTGGCGGAAACCATGCGCGAGGGTGAGCCCGGCAACTGGCTGATGACGGCGATGGGCCCTGGCTTCACGGCGTCCTTCGCACTGCTGGAGGCGTCATGACTGTCTGGTATCTGCTGGTCGGGTTGATCGTCATTCAGCGCCTGATCGAGCTGGCCATTGCCGGGATCAACACACGCCGTTTGCTGGCCGAAGGTGGCGAGGAAGTCGGGGCAGGGCATTACCCGCTGATTGTCTTGTTGCATGCGGCCTGGTTTATCAGCCTGCTTGTTTTCGTCCCCGGTGACAGCTTCATCGACCCGATCCTACTGGGCGTGTTCGTACTGCTGCAACTCGGGCGGGTTTGGGTGCTGACGTCCCTCGGGCGATACTGGACCACCCGGATCATCACGGTGCCCAATGCGCCGTTGGTCCGGCGTGGGCCCTTTCGTTTCGTTCGTCACCCGAATTATCTGATCGTCGAGGCTGAAATCATCATCGTGCCGATGATCGCGGGAGCTTGGGAGATCGCACTCGTCTTCGGGATGGCCAACGCCGCGGTCCTGGCGTTGCGCATCCGTGTCGAAGAGCGCGCACTTGCCGCACGCCGCGCATAGAATTTCTACAGAAACGGATCC from Alphaproteobacteria bacterium includes:
- a CDS encoding SDR family NAD(P)-dependent oxidoreductase, with protein sequence MMADKEVALIVGAGEGLSASLARLCASQGMEVALAARNPGKLDDLCAETGATAYACDVIDGASVDSLFDAVVAEKGTPNLVVYNPSARARGPITELDREEVKNAVLITCYGGFVVGQKAAELMLERGSGSILFTGASASVKGYPNSSSFAIGKFGLRGLAQSMARELHPQNIHIGHFVIDGGIVKKSGDDRASARGDDGMLDPDAIAESYLQFHRQHRSTWAWELEVRPWVEKF
- a CDS encoding DM13 domain-containing protein — protein: MLPAVSLAAAIRPGAAYAFANTLIGVFRDGDPIHRGSGWCVIQKPVHPDIQTALHMHEMEVVPGPNLHVYLVKEPDPLFPEDVTAAFFSLGRLKSLTGSQTYPIPPEAHDFEWGSVVVWCETFETAFAVATLKQR
- a CDS encoding zinc-dependent alcohol dehydrogenase family protein; the protein is MKKAVQFTETGNPPDVVEIIDLQTADVGADEALVDVEAAAINPSHLLTLSGGYGIQPELPAIPGAEGAGVIREVGADVTNVKPGDRVMIPPYSGSWRQQVVIKAEKILVTFPAHGDPIQLAMLMANPPTSWLLLKTVVDLEAGDWVIQNAANSAVGQYVMQLAGIYGLKTVNVVRREGLEHFVTRAGGDVCAVDGPDLGERVKAATGSAPIKLAIDAVAGDSTQHLADCLADGGTIANYGLLSKKPCQLWPDDIIFREIKLQGVWLSLWLSRYSTLPERKAVYDELAGYIAEGRMHAEIEATYPLDRIKDAVSHAMKGGRNGKVVLTPNADG
- a CDS encoding monooxygenase, coding for MITALVQFKVTKGASRDEVVAHIRAAAGKFEGMPGLIRKNFLYDGARGIRGGVYTWESREAAEKVYAEGGPWRQAIRDLSGADPDITIFETPVIVDNEAGEIKTAA
- a CDS encoding YdhR family protein — encoded protein: MITALVQFKVKDGTTRDEVFTNMKNVAPKFEGMAGLIRKNFVFDGDRGVGGGVYTWESRDAAEKVYAEGGPWREAIRNLYGVDPDITIFETPVIVDNEVGEIKTAA
- a CDS encoding DMT family transporter, which translates into the protein MGWMLCTAILIVTMHTMIRHLADEGMHPFEIGFFRTFFGAPVVVVLLWKYGWGILRTDQIKVHGIRSVGHVVAMMMFFTGLTMTPLATANALAFTAPLFAAVLAVVILGEVFRWQRWAALMLGFAGTLAIIRPGFVDVDTGPIIILASSGIWGTILIVIKSLGRRDATPTIVTYMVLFMSPLALIPALFVWEWPTWGQLGILLVMGTMGTVAHLTLTQALRVGEAAVVMPMDFFKLIWATLLGFLFFSELPDIYTWIGGLMIFISATYLALRERAETKPRGT
- a CDS encoding 3-oxoacyl-[acyl-carrier-protein] synthase III C-terminal domain-containing protein, with product MNQRAHISAVATAVPAHVLDQNEVVERSREIFAPDVPGFERFTDAYRNAAIETRHSCVPIEWYGQEHPFSERNDLYIEHAIELLSRVSRDLFAQAGITAADVDAIVVASTTGVATPSLDALLLERLPFRRDVQRLPIFGLGCAGGVSGLARAAQMAMSRPDSCVLYLVVELCGLTFRVNDTSKSNIIATALFGDGAAGAILGCNRPGPAVTGWGEHSWKNSLDVMGWEVGDDGLGVLFSRDIPHLVRTRLREPAYAFLESHGLGPQDIERHACHPGGAKVLDALEEVYGLAPGSLVLARDVLRRFGNMSAATAMFVLAETMREGEPGNWLMTAMGPGFTASFALLEAS
- a CDS encoding isoprenylcysteine carboxylmethyltransferase family protein; amino-acid sequence: MTVWYLLVGLIVIQRLIELAIAGINTRRLLAEGGEEVGAGHYPLIVLLHAAWFISLLVFVPGDSFIDPILLGVFVLLQLGRVWVLTSLGRYWTTRIITVPNAPLVRRGPFRFVRHPNYLIVEAEIIIVPMIAGAWEIALVFGMANAAVLALRIRVEERALAARRA